In Camelina sativa cultivar DH55 chromosome 16, Cs, whole genome shotgun sequence, a single window of DNA contains:
- the LOC104751446 gene encoding protein disulfide-isomerase LQY1, chloroplastic yields the protein MPVSAPSPPRILHSPFIHRPINFTPSSFPAKNLRSPSYPRIKAELDPNTVVAISVGVASVALGIGIPVFYETQIDNASKRENTQPCFPCNGTGAQKCRLCVGSGNVTVELGGGEKEVSNCINCDGAGSLTCTTCQGSGVQPRYLDRREFKDDD from the exons ATGCCAGTTTCAGCTCCGTCTCCGCCTCGTATTCTTCACTCTCCGTTCATCCACCGTCCAATCAATTTCACTCCGTCTTCATTCCCCGCGAAGAATCTCCGGTCTCCATCTTATCCACGAATCAAAGCTGAACTCGATCCCAACACG GTAGTCGCAATATCTGTTGGCGTAGCTAGTGTCGCGTTAGGAATTGGAATCCCTGTGTTCTACGAAACTCAAATCGACAATGCC TCTAAGCGAGAGAATACTCAACCTTGTTTTCCCTGCAATGGAACCGGAGCTC AGAAATGTAGATTGTGTGTGGGAAGTGGTAATGTGACAGTAGAGCTTGGTGGTGGAGAGAAAGAAGTCTCTAACTGCATCAACTGTGATGGTGCTGGTTCTTTAACTTGCACTACTTGTCAAGGCTCTGGTGTTCAACCTCGATACCTTGATCGAAG GGAGTTCAAGGACGATGACTAA